The window AAAATGATCTGCCGGAGGGTTTGCTCAGTTGCCTTATCGGCAAGGCGGAGACCGTCGGGGAGGCCCTGATCAGGGACCCCCGCATTCCCCTGATTTCGGCTACCGGTAGCGTGCCTATGGGCCGCCAGGTCGGTCAAGCAGTTAAAGGTCGTCTGGGAAAGACCCTGCTGGAATTAGGAGGCAATAACGGCATCATTGTAACCCCTGATGCCGATCTGCCCTTGGCCGTCCGGGCCATCCTTTTCGGGGCCGTGGGGACAGCCGGACAGCGCTGCACCAGCACCCGTCGGCTCATTGTGCATCAAAGCCTTTTTCCGGCCCTAAGTGAAACCCTGATCAAAGCCTACCAACAAATCCCCATTGGAAATCCCCTGGAAGCGGCCACCCTCATGGGACCCTTGATCGACCGTGAAGCCGTGAAGGCCATGCAAAAGGCGCTGGAACAAGTGCAACACCAGGGCGGCCGGATCCTCTTTGGGGGCGAGGTCCTTTCCGGAGGTTTATATGATACCGGCACCTATGTCCGCCCCTGCCTTTGTGAAACCCGGGCCGATCTGCCCATTGTCCGGGAGGAGACCTTTGCCCCGATCCTTTACCTGATCCCTTACCATACCCTGGAAGAGGCCGTCGCCATCAACAACGGGGTGCCCCAGGGGCTGACCTCGGCCATCTTCACCCGGGACGTTCAGGAAGCGGAATTATTCTTGAGTCCTCAGGGGTCGGACTGCGGCATCGCCAATGTCAATATCGGCACTTCGGGCGCCGAAATAGGCGGGGCCTTCGGCGGAGAAAAGGAAACCGGCGGCGGCCGGGAGGCCGGTTCCGATGCTTGGAAGGTTTATATGCGGCGTCAAACCTGCACCATCAACTGGTCCGGGGACCTTCCCCTGGCCCAGGGGATCCGCTTTGAAACCGGCTGAACCCGCAATGATTCTCGTCCGCTTCTTTTGAGCAGGCCGAGGGCGCCAAGAAAAACCGCCCGGCCCATAACGCCCTTGTGTGCCCTATTTCAAATCTCTCAATGGGGATCATTCCCCGGACCTAACAAATCTTCTTTACATTAAGGAAGATATCGTATATAGTTTCCCTGCCATGAAGAAAGATACGAATGTGATTTTATCATAAAAAAGGCCATAAGGTTTCTGAAGCCATAAGGATAAAAATAACCGCCATTCCCTTTTCTCTCTGGTTATTAACTGACGCACTTTGAAAATAAGCCGGCAATAGACCCGCCAAAAGCTACCTGACGTTTCTTTCCAGTCTGCCGATGCCGCTTTTTTGCCAGAAAAATGGGTAACATTAAACTTCAGATCAATTAGTTCGCCGACCAGCCGCCCTCCAAATCTCTTTAAATTTTCCAAAAGGCTTTGACCATCCCGGCAGTCCAACTCAGTAATGAAGGGAAAAATTTCCGCATTTTTTTTCAATGGCCCTCAGTCCATCCTCACCGTCCCCGCCTTTCAATGGCTGTCAAGATTGCCCTGAAATAGAGCCAAAAGCCTGCCCCTGACTTTGTCAAGATTTTAGACGATAAATTCCCATTAGGATCGGAACTTGCTTGCAATTTTGCCAAAGATTGCAGTATAATATTCACGATTGGATATATTTCTCTCTTTATAAAAGGATTCTGATGGATAATACTGGGGGGGAACCAAAGATAAAACTCTATCTCGACACCTCCGTTCCAAGCGCGTTATATGACACATCCAAGCCTGTTAGGCAGATAATCACTCAAAAATGGTTTGAAAATGAAGCGTCCTTTTATGATTTGTACATATCTGTTACGGCCGTCGAAGAAATAGACCAAATGGAAAATAGTATTAAAAAACAGAACATCAAAGAGATCATTTTTGATTATAACATGAGAGTACTTGAGCTTTCAGAAGAAGCTTTACTCTTGGCAGAAAATTATTTGAAAAAAGGGGCTATCCCTTATTCAGAACCTGAGGATGCTTATCATATAGCAATCGCCTCAGTAAACCGTCTTGCTGCTTTGGCGTCTTGGAATTTTAAACATATCGTAAGTATGAACCCGATTAGGAAAATTCATCAAATCAATATGGACCATGGTTATCCGATAATAGAAATCGGCTCTTTGGAAATTTTTGGGGGTGCTAAATATGGAAACTTATAATAACAGCTACTCAAAAAAAGAAGATAGGATTTTATGGGAATTACACGAGATAAGACACAAACTGCATAAAGGGAAAAGAAATAAAACGGTGGAAGAAATAAACAAAGAAGCATTAAAAAAATATTTCGATTGGCAAAAAGAAAGGGACAAGAAGGTTTAAATCCCTTAAAATTTTCCAAAAGGTACTGGCTGTCCCGGCTGTCCAGCTCAGTAACGAAGGAGAAAATTTCCGCATTTTTTCCAATGGCCCCCAGTCCATCCTCACCGTCCCCGCCTTTCAATGGCTGTCAAGATTGCCCTGAAATAGAGCCAAAAGCCTGCCCCTGACTTAAGCAAAATTCATTACCTCAATGGTCAATTTAAAAGAATCGACCCCGGGATTCCATCATTCCGCATTGGTTTTAGTTTCATGGGAGATATTAAAGGGAGTTATGCAATCTATAAACAACGTCAACCTCCCCTGATCAACTGGTCCGGGAAAAAACTCCCCCTGGCCCAGGGGATCCGCTTTGAAACCGGCTGAATGGGGACCGGTTCAACGCCCAGGTCGGTTTTGGCAGCATCGTTGGGTTTCTGGCCCTAATCATACATCGTGAATTCCGGAATCACGTAGAAGCTGTCGGCTACTTTATAGTTGATGCCGACACCGATCATGGTTCGGATAACGTTGCCATCGCCGGTCTTCCTCCGTGACGCTTATCGTTAAAGACCCAACTGCTTAGCGGCCACAATGCGCATAATGTCGCTGGTCCCCCCGCCGATCATGGGAAAATAAGAGTCCCGGAGATAACGCTGGACCGGAAATTCGGTCATCAGGCCGTAGCCCCCGAAGATGTTCACGGCCTTCTGGCAGATCAGGTTGACGCCATCGGCGGCGATGATCTTGGCCATGGCCGCTTCGCGGGTGATGGGCTCACCGCGGTCGGCCATGGCCGCGGCATGGTAGACATAAAGCTCGGCCTGTTCCAGGATGGTCAGCATGTCCACCAGCTTGAACTGCACAGCCTGGAATTTGCCAATGGGCTGGCCGAATTGCTCCCGCTCCCGGGCGTATTTGAAGGCAGCCTCATAGGCTGCCCGCCCGATGCCCAGTGCCTGGGCGGCCGTAAAGATACGGTCAACGGTCAGGGACAGATAGGCGTTGATAAAGCCGGTATTCTCATCCCCCAACCGATATTCGATGGGCACCTGGACGTCCTCGAAAACCAGTTCGTTGGTGTCGGCGCAGTGGGTGGTGAATTTATCCAACTTGCGGGCCACGGTGAAGCCGGGCATTTTGGTGTCCACCAGGAATAAGGAAATTCCTTTGAGTCCCTTGGCCGGATCGGTCTTGGCGGCCACGGTGATGAAATCAGCGCAGGTACCATTGCTGATGAATATTTTGCTGCCGTTAAGCACATAGTGGTCGCCCCGGCGTTCGGCCCTGGTGCGAATAGAGGCTGCATCGGACCCTGAGTTGGGCTCGGTGATGGCGAAGGCCCCCACCATCTCGCCTTTGATGGCCGGCACCAGATATTTTTGTTTCAACTCTTCGCTCCCCCACTTGTAAATGGTGTGTGTGGCCGTGGAAGCATGCATGCACACCGGGGTGGAAAGTCCCATGGAGCCCCGGGACAGCTCTTCGAGAAAGATGGTGTAATAAATATTGGGGCTGTCCAGACCGCTGCCGCCGTATTCTTCGGGGTAGTGGATGCCGTAGTAGCCCAACTCTCCCAACTCACGGAACAGCTCTCGGGGAAACTCGTTGCGGCGGTCCAACTCATCGGCCACCGGCACTAATCGTTCATCCACCCAGCGGGCGATATGGCTGCGGAACTCCATTTGATCTTTGGTAAATGGGAATTGCATGGGTTTCTCCTTTCTATAGATCCGTCATTATTGGATATTGGATGCGGATGTTGGAATTTTCATTTTGGACGCAGATGAACGCAGGTTGCCAAGATTTTTAATATAAAAGAGCTAATAAAAATTATCTGCGGGTATCGGCGAAAATCTGCGTCCAAATTTAAGAATCTATCCGCCCCCCAGAAGGATCAATGATATCGTGACCTGGTCTCCTTCACGAAGTTCGGTATTCAGACCTCGCGAGAGGGAATAATATGGTACGTTGTTTAAACGGACCTCGAAAAAATCCTCCAGGGCCAGCTCTCCGGTCTTGGGGTCCTTAATCTGGCCGGCAAAGTGCGATCGGCCTAAAAGGTTAGCGAGCAGGTCATGAAGGGACCCGGACTCCATCTCAACCTCCGGGGGTATTTCCGGAATATGAATGGTGGTTTTTATCTTGTTTTTCATATTAATTCACATGCCCAAAGGACACCACGAAGGATGAAAATTGATTTTCTTTTCAAATTCCGCAATCCGAATTCCGAAATCCGCAATCAAATTATGTTCCCAGGTAGGACTGTTTCACTTTTTCATTTCCCATCAGGCTTTCACTGCTGCCTGTCAGGACCACTTCCCCATGCTCGAGCACATAGCCGCGGTCGGCGATCCGCAGGGATTCGGCGGCGTTTTGCTCGACCAGCAAGATGGCGGTGCCGCGCTCGCGGATACGGGCCAGGGCATCCATGATGTTCATCACCACCAGCGGCGCCAGCCCTAATGACGGTTCATCAAGCATGAGCAGCTTGGGACCGGACATAAGTGCCCGGCCGATGGCCACCATCTGCTGCTCGCCACCGGATAGCGTTCCGGCCGCCTGTTTCCTTCTTTCTTTCAATCGAGGGAACAGGTCAAAAACTTCTTCTTGCAACCTTTCCACCAGACGGCGATCCTTCCGGCGGCAATAGGCCCCCATCTCCAAATTTTTTTGGACCGTCATTTCCGGGAATAACATCTTTCCCTCGGGACAGTGGGAAATCCCTTTTTTAACCATGGCATCAGGAGTGATCTTATTTATCCCTTGCCCGTCATACCGGATCTGGCCTCTGGCCGGCGACACCAGCCCCGATATGGTCCTCAAAAGGGTGGTCTTCCCCGCTCCATTGGCTCCGAGCAGGGTCACTACTTCTCCGGTGTCCACGGTAAGCGAGATATCCCGCAAGGCCTCAAAGGCCCCATAGATGGTACGGATCCCCTTAAGTTCAAGCAACATGACGGGCCCCCAGGTAGGCTTTGATCACCTCACCGTTACAGGCAATTTCTGCGGAGGTGCCTTCGGCGATGTTCACCCCGTAATTAAGGACGATGATGCGGTCGGAAATGCGCATGACCAGACGCATCTTGTGCTCAATGAGGCAGATGGTTATGCCGGCCTTTCGTATCTTTTCCATCAGATCGATCAGTCCTCCGATCTCTTCCAAATTGACGCCCCCGGTGGGTTCGTCGAGCAAGAGGAGTTTCGGATCCGTAGCCAGGACCATGGCGATAGACAGTCTCTTCTGGGCCTCTTCGGTCAGGCTGCCGGCTGGGAGCTTTTCTTTTTCCGAGAGCCCTACGAAGGAAAGGACCTCCCGGGCCTTTTCCTTCACCCGGCGTTCCTCTTGCCTGGCGAAGGCGGTCCTAAACAGGGTACCCCAGACCCCTGTTTTCAGGTGAAGGGTATGGCCGATCATGACGTTATCCAACACAGACTCCCTCCCGAAAACAGTGGTTCGCTGGAAGGTGCGTCCCATGCCCTGACGGGCTGCCTGATGGGTCTTGAAGCCGGTGATCTCCCGGCCGTCAAAGAGGATCTTTCCGGAGGTGGGCCGGTATATTCCCGTGAGCAGATTAAACAACGTGGTCTTGCCGGCGCCGTTAGGCCCGATGATACTGATGATTTCCGCCTGCTTGACGGTGAAGGTTAGCCCGGAGACCGCCAACAAGCCGCCGAACCGCTTGCTCACATCTGAAACCTGAAGTAAGGCCATATCAGTGCACCATCATTCCCCGGGATTTTTCCCCTGTAATAAAAAAGGTCTTGATTCCTCCGGCCAGGCCGTCAGGAAGAAAAACGACAAAGAGCAGCAGAATAATTCCATTGATCAGGGTCTTCAGATAGGGGACGATCTGGAGCACTTCTGGTATGGCCATAAGCATGAGGGTGCCCACTATCGGTCCGGCCACAGTTCCGGCTCCACCCACAATGACATAGGCCAGGACATCCATCCCCCTGGAAAAGTGGGCCAGATCGGGACTGATCACCACGTTGTAGGAGGCATAGAGGGCCCCGGCCACCCCACCGAAGACCGCACTGATTGTAAAGCTTAAGAGTTTTCTTTTCATGGTATCCACGCCCAGGGTCTCGGCCAGATTCTCATCTTCTGAAATGGCGATGAAGGTCATTCCAAGAAGGGAGTGCACCAGCCGGTAACCGGCCAGGGCTGTGAGCACCAGAAAAAAAAGGACGAAATAATACATACTGAGCAAGGAGTCAAAAGATAGCTTCCCTCCCCAGGGCATGGGCAGGGGGTTCGGCCTGGGCATGCCGGCCATTCCATTGGCGCCCCCGGTAAGGTTGACCCAGGCCAGGACGATGACGCCGATAATCGCAGCAAACCCGAGGGTAACCAAGGCAAAATAAGGGCCCCGGAGTTTGAGGGCCGGGATGCCGATCAGAAAGCCCAGGAGGCCGCTCAGGGCTGCGGCCCCCAAAAAGGAGGGCCAGAAACCGAAGTGCAGGTTGGTGGCCAACAGTCCGAAGGCATAGGCCCCAACTCCTAAAAAGGCCGAATGCCCCAGGGAAAGCTGGCCGGTATAGCCGTACAGAAGATTCAGACTGATACTCACAATAGACCAGATACAGATGAGTATCAGTAAACTAGTCAGATATCCGCCAGCAAACAGCGGAACCACAATGGCCGCAGACAAAACGAGAAACCAGGCCCAAAATCGGCGAAACAAATTTTTTTTCAAGGCCTCCACACCTCCTTGCCAAGTAATCCCTTAGGCCGGAAAAGGAGCGTCAGGATCATAATTCCGAAGACAAACGTCAGACTATAAGTAGCGCTGATATATCCCGAAACCAGACTCTCGATGATCCCCAGGAGCATGGCCCCCAACACCGCCCCTCCTATGCTGCCTAACCCCCCGAAGATGATGGCCGAGAAGGCCACCAGCAGGGGACCCATTCCCATGGTCGGCATGAGCAGAACGGCCGGGCCGATGAGGACACCGGCAATACCGGCCAGGGCCGTCCCCACCACAAAGGCCATGGCCGAGATAGTGGTCACCCGTATGCCGCAGAGCAAGGCCCCTTCGCGGTGCTGGGCCGTGGCTTCCAGGGCCGCTCCCAGGGCCGTTTTTTTAATGAAAAACTGAAGACCGGCCATGACCACCAGCGTTCCGATGATGACGATAAGCCGCTGAAGGGGCAGGGCCAGCCCTCCCAGAGAGATGACCCGTTTGGTGGAGGAGACGATAAACCATTTGGTCTCGGTACCGAACAGGTAAAGGGCCGCGCCTTCAAGGATCATCAAAAGGGCCATGGCCGCCACGAAAAGGTTTACTTCCGGCGCCCTTCTTATGGGATGGAAGACCAGGAAGTAGACCAGAAGACCTATAATCCCCAGGGCGAAGCTGGCCAGGATGAGGGCCAGCCAGTAGTCAACCCAAGAAGACGTGACCATGTAAAACCCAAGATAGGCTGCCACCATGTAAAGATGTCCCTGGGCAAAATTGGGGACGTTGAGGATCCCGAAAATGATCGTCAACCCCGAAGCCAGAAGCACATAGATACATCCCTGGGACAGGCCGTTTAACAGATATTGAGTAAACTCAATCATAACGGAACCGTGCCTCTCGCGGACTATTCGAGTTCTTTTTTTGATATCCACAATTCCTTCAGGAGTCTGTACTGTCCCCCCTTTACTTCCAGGAGCAGCTCGGGGGCACCTACCATCAAACCATTCTTCAAGACGTCGTTGCTCGGGAAGACCAGCGGCAACTTGCCTTCTTGAAGCGCTTTAGGGCAGGCCGCGCGGATGGCCTTGGCGTCGGTGACCGTGCCGGCTATCTCCATGGCCCTGGCCATCATATAGGCCGGATCATGGATGCACGGACCGGGCAGGGCCGGCTCTTCTCCATAGGCGGCCTTATACATTTTAAGGTAGTTGGTCAGATACCCCTTCTTGTCCTGTTGCGGATACTTGCGGTAATAGGTCCAGAGCATGGCCTCTACCAGGGATCCTTCCAGCTTGTCGAGGGGGATGATCTTCTCGGCCTTGTTACCCCATTCGGAGTTGAAAAGGAACTTGCCCGTGTAGCCCACTTCCAGGGCATGACTGGCCGCCAGGGCCATGGGTTCCTCGTAGGCCGTGATGAAAATGATATCCGGATTCTTGGCCTTAAAGCTGGTCATGATGGAATGATAATCTGTGGTGGATTTGATATCTACCGATTCAAAACAGGGGACCTGGCCGCCGAGGCTTTCAAACTTTTGTTTGAACCGCTTGCCCCAGGATTCATAGGCCTCGTTCACATCGGTGAGCACACAGGCCTTCTTAAAACCATGATCCCAAACAGACTGGGCCATGGGGTCTCCGAAATAAGCGGTAGGGGCCCGTTCCTGAATATAGAGGGGGTTTCCCTTTTTCCGGGATTTATCAGAAGCCGACATGCCGACGAAGAGCACGTTCAATCCGACGTTGACTTCCTGGCAGGCCCAGGTTTGAGGGGTCCCCAGGGGGCCGAAGATCACCGGCACCTTATGCATCTCGGAAAGCTTTCTCATGCCGGCCACACTTTTGGCCGGGTCACCGGAATCGTCATAGCTGACCACTTCCAGTTTATAGCGCTGGTTTCCTACCAGGATGCCCGGTCCCTTACCGGAGACCCCTCTTTCGTTGATATCCTTGGCCGCCAGCTCGATGGACCTGACCACACTCAAACCATAAAAGGCCACGGGGCCGCTCTGGGCGCTGATGACCCCGACCTTGACGGTTTTCATGGCCGGTGCGGCTTGTAAAGGCCCTGCCATGGCAATAGAAAAACAGACCACTGCGAAAAGAACCATCCCCCAAAGACACGTTTTCTTGCCCATAATCTCCTCCTTTTTTTAATACTAATCAGTATTCGATATTTGGTTTTTCACGCTTTGTGGTACCCCATCCCCCCTATACCTTTCTGTCCTTTCCCGCATAATATTGGTCTCTCATCTCCCGCTTCAGTATTTTTCCGGATGGGTTCTTCGGGAGGGCCCCTAAGAATTCGATTGATTTGGGAGCTTTGTAGCGGGCCAGTTTTTCCTTGCAAAAGTCCATAACCTCCTGAACGGTCACAGTGGCCTCTTTTTTCAAGACGATCGCCGCATGAACCTTTTCCACCCAGTAGTCATCAGGGATGCCAAATACCGCAGCTTCCTGGACCGCAGGATGCTGATAAAGGACTTCTTCCACCTCCCGGGGGTAGACGTTCTCCCCCCCTGTTACGATCATGTCTTTCTTCCGGTCTACAATATAAATGAAACCCTTTTCGTCGTAGCGGGCCACATCCCCGGTATGCACCCATCCGCCGGCAAAAGTCCGGGCGGTCTCCTCCGGCTTGCGCCACCACTCCCTGGGAATGCCCTTGCTTTGAACGATGAGTTCTCCGGGAACGTTCGGACCCACATCCCGATCCTGGTCATCAACAATCCTCACATGGACCCCGATGTGCGGAAAACCGCAGGAGGCCAGCGTCTTCTGCTCTTCCGGAGATTTATGGGCCGCATGGTGCTGCTTCTTCGACAGCATGGTAGTATTGGGTCCGTCTTCGGTAGCTCCATAGAACTGCAGAAAGATAGGCCCCCATTTTTCCATCCCTCGTTTCAAAAGTTCAACCGGCATTGGGGAGCCGGCATAAAACACCCGTTTCAGGCTGGATAAATCATAACGGTCCACGTCAGGCAGGGCCAGGAAGGCCGCTAAATGGGTGGGGACGATATGGATGTCGGTAGCCTTCTCGTCTTGGACGGTTTGAAGGGTGGCCCGGGGGTCGAAGGAATTTTGAGGCATGATCACATTGCTGCCACCGACAAAGAAATAGCCCCAGAAGTTCTTGGTTCCCCCTACATGGAAGAGGGGCATAATCTGGATTTGTTTATCGCCCTGCTCCAGGCTCAGGGCAATGACGAACCGTCTGGTGTCGTCCATGGCCCGGTCAAAGGTGTAAAGGGCTGCCCGGGGAAGGCCGGTAGTCCCGCTGGTATAAAAGAGAAAGACCGGGTCGTCTTCAACCGCTTCCACCTCCGGCTCTTCCCTGGGATAACTTTCCAGGAGCCGGCGATGGGAAGTCAATCCGGGCACTTCCTCTTTTCCAAAAACGATGAAATTTCTGACCTTCGGCAGGCGCGGCCGCAGGCGGAGCACCAAGTCGACGAGTTCCGGCCCGACGAAAAGCGTATTGCATTCTGAATAATTGATCAGGTAATCCAATTCGTCATCCTGCAGCCTCGGATTAAAGGGCGAGGAGATAAATCCAAACTTCATGGCTGCGCCGTAGACATCGGGATATTCAAGGCAGTTCCAGGAGAGGACCCCGAGCACATCCCCTTTCTTGACACCCATGGACTGCAAGGCATGGATCAGGGCATTGATACGATCGTTGAATTCTCCGAAGGTTATCGACTCATCGCCGCATTTGATGGCCATCTCATCGGCATAAAGGAGGGCGTTCCGGTAAATGATATCGGCATAGATGCCGGTGCTATAGCGGGAGAGTTCTTTGAGTATGAATTTCTTAGGCATAGCGGTTTATTCCCTGTTCGCTGTTACTAATGATGGATTCGCAAAAAATCATCCAAAGCCCATTTTCGTCATTCCCGTGGAAACGGGAATCCAGTACTTTAAATTACTTATGCATGGCCTGGATTCCCGCCTGCGCGGGAATGACGAGTTTTACGAGCCCATCACTGTTGACTATCTCACTTCCCCCACTTTCCCGCCTCTTTCAAGGCCTTGACAATCTTCTCCGGAGTCACCGGCTGTTCCTTGAACCAGATGCCGGTGGCGTCGTGAAGGGCGCTGAGCACGGCCGGGGGCGTGCTTACGTGACTGCCTTCGGAGGCCTCCTTGGCCCCGAAAGGACCATCGGGGTCATCGGTGATGATATCGACAATCCGGATGTTGGGGGCATCGGTGGCGCGGGGCATCTTATAATCAAGGAAGGTATCGTTCAGGGTCCGGCCTTTATCCATGACAAACCCTTCATAGATGGCCTGGCCCAATCCTTGAACGGCCCCGCCTTCGTTTTGGGATTCGACGCTGATGGGGTGCAAGGGCCGGCCGCAGTCGTGGGCGATGAAGAAATCGGTCACATCTATCTTACCTGTTTCCATATCAACCCCTAAGCGCACCGTCTGGGCCGTGAAGCTGTAAGAGGTCCCACCGTTTCCTGTGCCGGTATTGAAATCGAGTGGTTCTATGCCATACCCGGAGTATCCCCGGCCAAGAATGACCGCGCCGGAGCCTTCGTAGCAGGCGATCTTGACCAGTTTTTCAAAGGACATCCGCTTTTCCGAATCGGATTTAAGAAAAACCTCGGCATTCCGAATTTCGATCTCTTCCGGTTTTACCTGCCAGATCTTTGCCCCGACCTCCAGTAATTGCTTTTTAGCGTCCAGGGCGGCCTTGCGGGTGGCCTGTCCGGCCAGGACCGTAACCCTGCTTCCATAGCTCCCGGGATCGACCGGGGTATAGGCCGAATCCACCCGTTGGATGGCCACATCTTCATAGCGCACCCCCAGTTCCTCGGCCACAATCATGGTCAGCACCGTATCCGATCCCTGGCCGCAGTCGGTGGCTCCGGTAAGGAGGTTGACTGAGCCGTCTTCACAGATCCGCACCACGGCCCCGCAAGACTGGTGGCCGAGCTGCCTGGCTCCCCCTAAGTAGGAGGTGCCGGACAGGCCCACACCATAGGAGACCGGGCCTTGATGCTTTGGCGTCTTGTCCTTTTCTGCCCAGAGTGGGTCCTGCACGGCGATTTCGAGGGCCTCCTTGATCCCGCAGGTCTTCAAGATCACACCGTTGATGGTCTGGTAGACCTCACCCCGTTTGGGGTTCGCAATGGCATTTCGTAACCGAATCTCCGCTAGGTCTATTCCCAGTTCTTCGGCCATCATCTCCATCTGCAGTTCACAGGCAAAACGGGTGTGAGTGATGCCGTGGCCGCGCATGGCCGCCGAGATGGGATTGTTGGTAAAAACCCGCCAGGCGTCATACTTGTAGGCCGGAAGCTTATAGGGTATGGTGGTGGCAAATCCGGTCAGGTACATGGTCAGGGGGCTGATGGCCGTGTAGGCCCCACCGTTGGCCACAACCCGGCTGTGGATGGCGGTCAGCAACCCGTCCCGGGTCATCCCCATTTTATTATGGACGATCATGTTATGCCTTCGCCGGCAGGTGTTGAGGACTTCCTCCTGGCTGTAAACGAATTTGACTGGTTTCCCGGTCAGCTTGGATCCCAGGACGGCGCAAAAATCCCCGGCCAGGGAATCGTTTTTCGTTCCGCCAAACCCTCCCCCGATGAAAGGCTGTATGATGCGGACCTTGCTGAGAGGCAGTTTAAAACAAGCCGCCAGATGACGGTAATGAAAGTAGGGGCTCTGTTTGGCCGGCCAGACGGTGATCGAACCGGCCGGATCAAAGTAGGCCACCGAGGCCGGCGGCTCTAAAAAGCCTACGATCACTTTACCGGTCTCAAACCGGTCTTCCCGGACCAGGAAGGAATCCTGAAAGGCCTTTTCCACGTCCCCGAAATTCCAGTGCGATTCCACGCTGATGTTGTTCGGACGGTAGTCGTGAATCACCGGTGCGCCTTCCTTCATGGCCTCTTCGGGGTCAAAAACCCCCCGCAGTTCCTCGTAGTCGACCCGGATCAGATCACAGGCCTCTTCGGCTGTCTCTTCGTCAATGGCGATTACCCCGGCCACGGCCTCATAGCGGTAGCGCACCTTATCGGTGGCCAGGGGCGATTCGTCCCGGGTATTGGCCATGAACCCCCAGGTCCAGCCCCCAAAATCTTTCCCGGTTATTACCGTTTTCACCCCCGGAAGCCGCT is drawn from Deltaproteobacteria bacterium and contains these coding sequences:
- a CDS encoding AMP-binding protein, coding for MPKKFILKELSRYSTGIYADIIYRNALLYADEMAIKCGDESITFGEFNDRINALIHALQSMGVKKGDVLGVLSWNCLEYPDVYGAAMKFGFISSPFNPRLQDDELDYLINYSECNTLFVGPELVDLVLRLRPRLPKVRNFIVFGKEEVPGLTSHRRLLESYPREEPEVEAVEDDPVFLFYTSGTTGLPRAALYTFDRAMDDTRRFVIALSLEQGDKQIQIMPLFHVGGTKNFWGYFFVGGSNVIMPQNSFDPRATLQTVQDEKATDIHIVPTHLAAFLALPDVDRYDLSSLKRVFYAGSPMPVELLKRGMEKWGPIFLQFYGATEDGPNTTMLSKKQHHAAHKSPEEQKTLASCGFPHIGVHVRIVDDQDRDVGPNVPGELIVQSKGIPREWWRKPEETARTFAGGWVHTGDVARYDEKGFIYIVDRKKDMIVTGGENVYPREVEEVLYQHPAVQEAAVFGIPDDYWVEKVHAAIVLKKEATVTVQEVMDFCKEKLARYKAPKSIEFLGALPKNPSGKILKREMRDQYYAGKDRKV
- a CDS encoding molybdopterin-dependent oxidoreductase; its protein translation is MEEYTVIGKRVPRKDGREKVMGEARYAADYTMPGMLWCKIVRSPFAHAKILHIDISRAERLPGVKTVITGKDFGGWTWGFMANTRDESPLATDKVRYRYEAVAGVIAIDEETAEEACDLIRVDYEELRGVFDPEEAMKEGAPVIHDYRPNNISVESHWNFGDVEKAFQDSFLVREDRFETGKVIVGFLEPPASVAYFDPAGSITVWPAKQSPYFHYRHLAACFKLPLSKVRIIQPFIGGGFGGTKNDSLAGDFCAVLGSKLTGKPVKFVYSQEEVLNTCRRRHNMIVHNKMGMTRDGLLTAIHSRVVANGGAYTAISPLTMYLTGFATTIPYKLPAYKYDAWRVFTNNPISAAMRGHGITHTRFACELQMEMMAEELGIDLAEIRLRNAIANPKRGEVYQTINGVILKTCGIKEALEIAVQDPLWAEKDKTPKHQGPVSYGVGLSGTSYLGGARQLGHQSCGAVVRICEDGSVNLLTGATDCGQGSDTVLTMIVAEELGVRYEDVAIQRVDSAYTPVDPGSYGSRVTVLAGQATRKAALDAKKQLLEVGAKIWQVKPEEIEIRNAEVFLKSDSEKRMSFEKLVKIACYEGSGAVILGRGYSGYGIEPLDFNTGTGNGGTSYSFTAQTVRLGVDMETGKIDVTDFFIAHDCGRPLHPISVESQNEGGAVQGLGQAIYEGFVMDKGRTLNDTFLDYKMPRATDAPNIRIVDIITDDPDGPFGAKEASEGSHVSTPPAVLSALHDATGIWFKEQPVTPEKIVKALKEAGKWGK